From Pseudochaenichthys georgianus chromosome 11, fPseGeo1.2, whole genome shotgun sequence, a single genomic window includes:
- the LOC117455583 gene encoding LOW QUALITY PROTEIN: cyclin-dependent kinases regulatory subunit 1-like (The sequence of the model RefSeq protein was modified relative to this genomic sequence to represent the inferred CDS: inserted 1 base in 1 codon) yields MSHKQIYYSDKYDDEKYEYRHVMLPKDIAKRVPKTHLMSETEWRNLGVQQSQGWVHYMIHQPEPHILLFRRPLTXPKVIRERISGSFGRSAPFATDRLIKTRSCCQDYQAPLW; encoded by the exons ATGTCTCACAAACAGATCTACTACTCTGATAAATATGACGATGAAAAATACGAGTACAG ACACGTCATGCTACCCAAAGACATTGCAAAGCGTGTACCAAAGACCCATTTGATGTCGGAGACCGAGTGGAGGAACCTTGGGGTCCAGCAGAGCCAAGGATGGGTGCATTACATGATCCACCAGCCAG AGCCGCACATCTTGCTGTTCCGGCGCCCTCTGA TGCCAAAAGTCATAAGGGAGAGAATCTCTGGGTCCTTTGGAAGATCAGCCCCGTTTGCCACAGATCGTCTCATCAAAACAAGATCATGCTGTCAAGATTACCAAGCTCCTTTGTGGTAG